From candidate division KSB1 bacterium, one genomic window encodes:
- a CDS encoding HigA family addiction module antidote protein produces the protein MTSKKMTPLHPGEILQEEFLKPMNLSQNRLALDIRVPARRINEIVHGKRRITADTALRLAKYFDMSAQFWLGLQMDYDLDVAEDQIADRLNKEIQTYQPA, from the coding sequence ATGACTTCTAAAAAAATGACACCTTTACATCCAGGCGAAATCTTACAGGAAGAATTCTTAAAACCCATGAATCTTAGCCAAAATCGCCTCGCTCTTGATATCCGGGTTCCTGCGCGTAGAATCAATGAAATTGTACACGGCAAGCGTAGAATAACGGCGGATACTGCCTTGCGATTGGCCAAATATTTTGATATGTCAGCTCAATTTTGGCTGGGACTACAAATGGATTATGACCTGGATGTCGCGGAAGATCAAATAGCCGACCGCCTTAATAAGGAAATTCAAACGTATCAACCAGCGTAA